TACCTGATGTAAGCACTATGATTATCGACATCCACATTTCCTTTACTTCTATTTTTTTCCCTAAAAATTCAGGAGTACGGCCTATCATCAAACCTGCAACAAAGACTGCTATTATTACAAAAGCAAGCATCGTATACAGTCCTGAGCCTACTCCGCCAAACACGACCTCTCCTAAGAGCATTAGAATCATTGGTATCATACCTCCAAGAGGTAAAAGTGAATCATGCATGGCGTTTACTGCACCACATGCGACTGCTGTGGTTGTTGTTGAAAATAGTGTAGTGCCGCCTACACCGAATCTGACTTCTTGACCTTCTATATAAGGGCCACTTACTCCTAAATTTGAAATAATTGGATCTTTTCCAGTATTAGCGCTATATTGAATGCTTAGAAAGATGGCAAACAAAAATAACATCACAAAATATATTGCCCAACCTTGCTTTTTGTTTTTTATCATAGTTCCAAACGTATATGTGAGTGAAGCTGGGATAATAATTATCATAAAAGCCTCTAAAAAGTTTGTTAAAGGGGTTGGATTCTCATAGGGATGTGAAGAATTTGCGTTGAAAAAACCTCCACCATTGGTACCAATTAACTTTATTGCTTCCTGAGAAGCTACTGGTCCCATCGGAATAATCTGAGAAGAAACAAAGTGAACTATTTGATAATTATTAAAATTTTGAATAACTCCCTGACTTATTAGAAAAACAGCAAAGATTATTGATAATGGTAAAAGAATATATAAAGTTGTTCTCGTTATGTCAACCCAAAAATTCCCAATAACTTTTGTTTGTCTGCTTGCAAAGCCTCTAATTAGCGCAATAAGGATTGCGATGCCTGTGGCCGCGCTTAAAAAATTTTGCACTGTAAAGCCAAGCATCTGAGTTAAATAACTTGTAGAAGACTCTCCTGAATAAGCTTGCCAGTTTGTATTAGTAATAAAGCTTATAGCACTATTTAGCGCAAGATCAAGAGAAAAACCTTGAAAGTGTTCAGGATTTAAGGGCAAAAGTTGTTGTGTTAAAAGCAGTAAGAAAAGAAATATAAAGCCAATCATATTAAAAAGTAACATTGACACGGCATATTCTTTCCAATCCATTTGATTTTCTGGATTTACAAAGCTCAATTTGTAAACAAACTGTTCAATTGGTGAGATGATTTTCGAGATAAAAATTTTCTCTCCTTGAAAAACTTTAGCTATATAAAGACCAAAGGGTTTTACACAAAGTGTTAAAAGTATAATGAAAAGAGCAAATTGTAAGAGATCTAAAAATAAGTTCATTTCTGCCTCCTGAAATTTTACAAATCTGCTATTACTTAAAAAGTAATTATAACTTAAATAGAGGTGTTATTAAATTAAAACGATATATATGTTGTATTAGCTTTAATCATGAATTTCCTTATAAAAGGTTATATTATTTGTTTGATAATACGCGGTTTCGTTGTGATTTACTACTATCAAACTAAATTCGTGTTTACCATTTGGGAGGTCTTTTATGCTCACGTTAGAATTAAATCCTGAAAATTTGAACTGGGGAATTTTGAAAAGTCTAACGACGTCTTTTCTTGGGAAGCCATAAGTCAATGGATAAAGTTTGCCATCGATATCAGCGTACAAAAATGATGCTGTATTCAGCGCGAATGGATCAACTGCCCAGCCATATAAATTTATGCTGTCGTATACATTTATCACTAATTTATATTGTTTATTTTCAAATGGAAAGGGATATTGATTGAAATAAGTAAGTACGAGTAAAGGGGGTGCACTATATTTTCTGAGCTGTTTTATATTTTCTGCAAGGTAAAATTCTCGTTTTGTTCTTTCATAAACATTTTTTTGGGGGGTAAACCACCCCTGATTTTTGGCAAATTTAATGTTTTCAAACGCTTTGTCCTGATATGGATAAGACATCAAACTGTTTAACATATGTTGCTTGTCAGATAGTTCTGAATAGGCTGTTGGTACCCAGGATACATATAAAACAATAGCTAATATAAAGCCAAAAAGAGCTATTATTTTTCTGTCATTTTCAACTTTGGCATTTAAAAAAAGTGAAATGTATGATAAAGAGAACATGAAAAGAGAATACATTGTATATCTTGAAAACATTGCGCTATCAAATCCTAAAAAAATTCTATTTAAGCCAACTACCAAAGATGTCAAGAATATAAAGCTAATGAGTAATATTAAAGAGTGATTATTTTTATTTAATTTTCTTCGCAAGATCCATAAATAATTTAATACCAAAAGTATTGCCAGAATAAAAATTAAAGCATAGTTTTTGGCAGCTGATGCTATAAAAATCAACATATAGCCTAATAGTGAGGCGGGGTTTTTTAAACAAAAAATTAAGGTATCCTTTATCGGAGGCGAGATGTAGTGCAGAAGAGGAAAGTAAATATAAAAAATTATGATAGACACAATCAAAAAAATTGAAAATCTTTTGTATTGCCTTGTTAACAATAGATATAAAAGAATGACAGGAGATACGAATAGACCGCCTCCGCCAGTAAAGACTGCTATTACAAAAAATACTATTCCAAATATAAAGCCATATCCTTCACAAGTAAATGCTGTGATAGAAATAATCGAGAAAAGAAGCTCATAATATTGCTGAATGGAAGCCATTGGAAAGTTCGACATTAGCTCCCACTGAGAAAAGGAGAGCATTGCTATGACTACTGGCAATAATTCTGATATTTTCAAATTATATTTTTTCTTAAAAAAGATAAACAAAAATAATATTATAAAGAGAAGTCCAAAGTTTCCAACAATTGATAATATTTTAAAATCTATCTTGCCAAAAATATTGAAAAAAAATAGTGTAATAAGTCTGTCAAAAACAATTCTATGCTCGTGAAATTGAGAAAAAAATAAGTATAGCCTGTAACCAAAGTCGTTATGAGTATAAAATTTGATTATGAAGTCTAAAATTGCATCATAATCATCTGAATATGGCATATTTACAGAAAATTTTATGCTGGTATAAAAATAAAAAATAATTGCTGCTGCAACTAATATAAGTGAAGAAAATGTATAAATTTTGTACGCCTTTAAAGGTAAACTTGATGAAAAATCTTTAATTTTTTGAAAACAACTGATGAGCTTATTTTTCATTCAAAAAAAATTATTGATGGGAGAGCAATATGAATCTATATCTTTTCAACTTGCCAATTTTCATTAACCCAAAGCCCTATAATTTCAATTTCGAACCACTCTTTGATTATATTTATACACTCTCTTATCTGTTTTATCTGTACATTCTTGCTTTCTGGATTTTTGGCACAATCATAGTGCCCAACTATTGCAATAAGTTTAGAACCATGAGCTTTTATGGAAATGTCTAATCTTTCTCTAATAGAATTTATTATGCAACTATCTGAATTTTCAGAGATAATTTTAATTGGACCTGCTTCAGTAATCATATCAACATACTTAACACCATAATTTGCTTTTAACCAGTTAATAACTGGTTCTTGAGTCCTTCCATCCATGCAATTTATTGCGCTTGCAAACTCCAAAATTATCACCTCTTTTTCTTTATTATTTTAGCAGGAGAATTTAAAAAATTGAGAATCGTATCATGTATTCAGAAAACTTTAATTAAATAGTATTTCTGTTAATGTCAACTTAATTTTTTTCTTGAAAGTCCAGCACTAAACATAGCTTTTGAACATCATTACGTATAAACGTAATTCTTTACCTCTCTGGCAAAATTGATGATTTAAAACCATTATCTCTTGTTCTTGGAGTATCTAAATTTATTTTTCACAATATTGTCTTTGAGTTCCTATTAATTATACGATACCATTAACTGATGTTAATTTATTTGTGGTATGCAAAATTTTTTTATATCATATAAAATAAGGTTAAAAATCCATTGTTATGAAAGGAATTTCAAAAAGATTGAAGAAAAAAACTTTTTTAATTATTGCTACATTTCTTCTTATTCTTACAACTATCCCTGATTTGGTTAAGGTGTTTGCTCCAGTTGTTGATACTCAGGATACCTCTTGGGCATGGCTTCTTGGATATGCATTTTTAAATAATTTGCAATGGGGAAAAGAGATAATATTTACCTTTGGTCCTCTTGGCTTTTTGGAGAATACTTATTTTTATAGCAATCATTTGTTGTGGTTTATAACAGCTATTGCAAATATTTTTGTAAGATTAGTTTTTTATGCTTTTTTTATTTATTTTGTATATTTGTGCGTTTTCAAAGAAAAAGATTCTTCTAATAGTCAAAGTTCTATTACTTTTTATTTTTTCTATGTATTAATATCTGCAATTTCCATCATAGTATCATCTTCTATTCCTATCTCAATGCTTCTTTGCCTGATGGCGACCCTTATAATTGTTGATACTTTTAATTGTGACTTTATAAAAAATAATAAGATTATCTTGATAAGATATGTCTTGTCTGGGGCTTTGTTCGCATTTAGCTCGCTTATTAAATTTAACGTTATTCCTTTTGCAATATTATTTCTTCTAGTATATCCATTTTTGATGGTATATAGCTTCAGGGATAAAAAAATTTTCTTTCAAGGCTTTGTCGGATTGATTTCATTCATATTAGTTTTTCTACTTATCTATCTAATTATTGGACAAAATTTGTCTAATTTACCTGCTCTCCTTATGGGAATATATGAAATAATAAAAGGATATACTCCAGCTATGTTTTTAAATGGTAAGATTTTGCAAACACTAGTTGCAGTAATTACGCTTTTATATTTTGTTTATTTAATTTTAATTTCT
Above is a genomic segment from Thermodesulfobium narugense DSM 14796 containing:
- the kdpA gene encoding potassium-transporting ATPase subunit KdpA, encoding MNLFLDLLQFALFIILLTLCVKPFGLYIAKVFQGEKIFISKIISPIEQFVYKLSFVNPENQMDWKEYAVSMLLFNMIGFIFLFLLLLTQQLLPLNPEHFQGFSLDLALNSAISFITNTNWQAYSGESSTSYLTQMLGFTVQNFLSAATGIAILIALIRGFASRQTKVIGNFWVDITRTTLYILLPLSIIFAVFLISQGVIQNFNNYQIVHFVSSQIIPMGPVASQEAIKLIGTNGGGFFNANSSHPYENPTPLTNFLEAFMIIIIPASLTYTFGTMIKNKKQGWAIYFVMLFLFAIFLSIQYSANTGKDPIISNLGVSGPYIEGQEVRFGVGGTTLFSTTTTAVACGAVNAMHDSLLPLGGMIPMILMLLGEVVFGGVGSGLYTMLAFVIIAVFVAGLMIGRTPEFLGKKIEVKEMWMSIIIVLTSGILVLIFTSIALVTKGGLSSILNPGPHGLSEILYAYASTANNNGSAFAGLNANTPFYNISTALAMLIGRYVPAVAAIYMASSLAEKKYTPPSIGTLPTDCVPFMIWLVLIIITVGALTFFSALALGPFLENLIMQRGF
- a CDS encoding carbonic anhydrase, with product MEFASAINCMDGRTQEPVINWLKANYGVKYVDMITEAGPIKIISENSDSCIINSIRERLDISIKAHGSKLIAIVGHYDCAKNPESKNVQIKQIRECINIIKEWFEIEIIGLWVNENWQVEKI